From a single Intestinibaculum porci genomic region:
- a CDS encoding DUF523 domain-containing protein, translating to MIGVSACLLGVNCTYRGDANTQEKLKALFEKGEAVAICPEVLGGLMTPRAPSEIISENPLRIQTNRGIDVTKAYLHGAQKALAYLQRHNITTVVLKANSPSCGIGHIYDGTFSHTLIPGDGITARILKANGISLLSEKDLIEMEEEQ from the coding sequence ATGATTGGTGTGAGTGCCTGTTTACTTGGCGTGAACTGCACGTATCGCGGCGATGCGAATACGCAGGAAAAACTGAAAGCTTTATTTGAAAAAGGCGAAGCGGTGGCGATCTGCCCGGAAGTCTTAGGCGGGTTAATGACGCCGCGTGCGCCAAGTGAAATTATTAGTGAAAATCCTTTGCGGATTCAAACCAATCGCGGCATTGATGTCACGAAGGCTTATCTTCACGGCGCGCAGAAAGCTTTAGCGTATTTACAGCGCCATAATATTACCACTGTTGTCTTAAAAGCGAATAGTCCAAGTTGTGGGATCGGTCATATTTATGATGGGACGTTTTCTCATACATTAATACCTGGTGATGGGATCACAGCTAGAATTTTAAAGGCGAATGGTATATCATTATTAAGTGAAAAAGATCTGATCGAAATGGAGGAAGAACAATAA
- a CDS encoding NAD(P)-dependent malic enzyme, with translation MKDAYRLSLQLHEAHHGKLEVVSKVPVNNADDLSLAYTPGVAQPCREIAKNPDDVYKYTWKSNSVAVVTDGTAVLGLGDIGPEAALPVMEGKCVLFKRFANIDAVPICLDTKDPKEIIEIVKKIAPTFGGINLEDISAPRCVEIERTLKKECSIPVFHDDQHGTAICLTAALINALKVVGKKAEDITVVVSGTGAAGSSIIHMIHDLGVKEIYGFNINGIVIKEDADSYDFLTKELAEITNSTQKRMTMAEAMKEADVFIGVSAPGLVTKEMVASMKEKPIVFPMANPEPEITYADAIEGGAYVVGTGRSDFPNQINNVLAFPGLFRGALDARAPQITEAMKIAAARGLASLISDEELSKDYIIPKAFDPRVAKVVAQAVIDEVHK, from the coding sequence ATGAAAGATGCATACCGTTTATCATTACAATTACATGAAGCACATCATGGCAAGTTAGAAGTTGTTTCTAAAGTGCCGGTTAATAATGCGGATGATTTATCATTAGCGTATACGCCAGGAGTGGCGCAGCCATGTCGTGAAATTGCGAAAAATCCTGATGATGTCTACAAATATACCTGGAAAAGCAATTCTGTGGCTGTTGTCACGGATGGAACCGCTGTGTTAGGTTTAGGTGATATTGGCCCAGAAGCGGCCTTGCCGGTTATGGAAGGAAAATGTGTGCTGTTCAAACGTTTTGCCAATATCGATGCTGTGCCTATTTGTTTAGATACGAAAGATCCTAAAGAAATTATTGAGATCGTTAAGAAAATCGCGCCAACTTTTGGCGGCATTAACTTAGAAGATATCAGTGCACCACGCTGTGTGGAAATTGAAAGAACATTGAAAAAGGAATGCTCGATTCCAGTGTTCCATGATGATCAGCACGGGACAGCCATTTGCTTAACCGCGGCCTTAATCAATGCATTAAAAGTTGTCGGTAAAAAAGCAGAAGATATTACAGTTGTCGTCAGTGGCACGGGTGCGGCTGGTTCTTCGATCATCCATATGATTCATGACTTAGGCGTGAAAGAAATCTATGGTTTTAATATTAATGGCATCGTCATTAAAGAAGATGCGGATTCTTATGATTTCTTAACCAAAGAATTAGCCGAGATCACCAACTCTACCCAAAAACGTATGACGATGGCTGAAGCGATGAAAGAAGCCGATGTCTTTATTGGCGTGTCAGCTCCTGGTTTAGTCACAAAAGAAATGGTTGCATCAATGAAGGAAAAACCAATTGTTTTCCCAATGGCAAACCCAGAACCGGAAATTACTTATGCGGATGCGATTGAAGGCGGCGCCTACGTTGTCGGGACCGGCCGTTCTGATTTCCCTAATCAGATCAACAATGTCTTGGCTTTCCCAGGATTATTTAGAGGGGCCTTAGATGCGCGTGCACCGCAGATTACTGAAGCAATGAAAATCGCAGCTGCGCGCGGTTTGGCGTCTTTAATTAGTGATGAGGAGTTATCAAAAGACTATATTATTCCAAAAGCTTTTGATCCCCGCGTCGCAAAGGTGGTCGCTCAGGCCGTTATTGATGAAGTCCATAAGTAA
- a CDS encoding CarD family transcriptional regulator — MLEPGSYIVYKQQVCKVKGIIEKYYHDKDYYYLVPLTNEKLKIMLPVDQVGQTRALMSKDQAYDLVDHIGSIAPLEIHARNMKESYQALFESDDPENLVKIIKTTYMRTQDRIALNKKVTASDETYFEKAENYLFSELSVVLDMDFEEVRDLFRKKATKK; from the coding sequence ATGTTAGAACCTGGGAGTTATATTGTTTATAAACAGCAGGTATGTAAAGTGAAGGGAATTATTGAAAAGTACTATCATGATAAGGATTATTATTATTTAGTACCATTAACGAATGAAAAATTAAAGATCATGCTGCCAGTGGATCAGGTTGGGCAGACCCGTGCCCTCATGAGTAAAGATCAGGCTTATGATCTGGTTGATCATATCGGCAGTATTGCGCCGTTAGAAATCCATGCCCGTAATATGAAAGAAAGCTATCAGGCGTTATTTGAATCTGATGATCCTGAAAATCTTGTCAAGATTATTAAAACGACCTATATGCGTACCCAGGATCGTATTGCCCTCAATAAGAAAGTCACAGCAAGTGATGAAACCTATTTTGAAAAGGCAGAAAACTATCTCTTTAGTGAACTAAGCGTTGTCTTGGATATGGATTTTGAAGAGGTCCGTGACCTCTTTCGTAAAAAAGCCACCAAGAAATAA
- a CDS encoding S1C family serine protease yields the protein MEERKRRNGPRGHISKYIVSGVLVLALSAAGGVGGAYWYTHSQAGTVVTTTTATATPTSTSSAKDASSIASKMSQSVVAITTEEMTTSNFWYGSQVSSGAGSGVIMSSDGYIITNAHVVSGASKIKVTTSNNKTYTAKLVGSYTKGDIAVLKIEATGLKAATFADSSKIKQGQVTYAVGNPEGTFANSITSGIVSAVSRKITISLSDDDSSSSDSDDNSWFSQYTSGRSQSSTTTLNVIQTDAAVSPGNSGGGLFNANGDLIGIVNAKSSDSDSEGLGFAIPANTAVKIAKQLITNGKVSS from the coding sequence ATGGAAGAAAGAAAAAGAAGAAATGGTCCAAGAGGACACATTAGCAAATATATTGTATCAGGTGTTTTAGTTTTAGCGTTATCGGCAGCCGGCGGGGTCGGCGGAGCGTATTGGTATACGCATTCACAGGCTGGAACGGTTGTGACCACAACGACAGCAACGGCGACGCCAACAAGCACCTCATCAGCGAAGGATGCTAGCAGTATTGCCAGCAAGATGAGTCAGTCGGTTGTCGCGATCACCACTGAAGAAATGACCACAAGTAACTTCTGGTATGGTTCACAGGTTTCCTCTGGGGCCGGCAGCGGCGTTATTATGAGCAGTGATGGTTATATTATTACCAATGCGCATGTTGTATCAGGTGCTAGTAAAATTAAAGTCACAACATCTAATAATAAAACCTATACCGCAAAATTAGTTGGTTCTTATACCAAAGGTGATATTGCGGTCTTAAAGATTGAAGCTACGGGCTTAAAAGCAGCCACTTTTGCGGATTCGAGCAAGATCAAACAAGGTCAGGTGACTTATGCGGTTGGTAACCCTGAAGGGACATTCGCTAATTCAATTACATCCGGAATTGTCTCTGCGGTAAGCCGTAAAATTACTATCTCATTAAGTGATGATGATTCTTCATCAAGTGATTCGGATGATAATTCATGGTTTTCACAGTACACATCAGGACGCAGCCAGTCTTCTACAACGACTTTAAATGTCATTCAGACAGATGCGGCGGTTTCTCCTGGTAACTCTGGTGGTGGTTTATTTAATGCCAATGGCGATCTGATCGGGATTGTCAATGCCAAATCATCAGATAGTGACTCAGAAGGTTTAGGCTTTGCCATTCCAGCCAATACAGCGGTGAAGATTGCAAAACAGTTAATTACCAATGGAAAAGTATCTTCATAA
- a CDS encoding type I phosphomannose isomerase catalytic subunit, translating to MGHILKMNVVLHEKIWGGTRLKDEYGYDIPSDHTGEAWVISGHPNGDCTIANTEYEGKTVSWLFANHRELFGNVEGDQFPLLVKILDANDNLSVQVHPDNEYAKIHENSLGKSESWYVLGADPGTKMVMGHHAKTKEELIDYIKNDNYDDLLNVIDIDKGDFFYIPAGTLHAICSGSLIYEAQQSSDITYRVYDYHRKDAQGNERELHVQQSIDCIKVPADFDQNKIFVNTKVENGTKTRYLKCEYLTVDKYTIHGSGLIKNEAPFALVTITEGSGIANDMEFKKGDNFIICSDVENVEYDGDFEAMVTTL from the coding sequence ATGGGTCATATATTAAAAATGAATGTTGTTTTACATGAAAAAATCTGGGGTGGAACGCGTCTGAAAGACGAATATGGTTATGATATTCCTAGTGATCATACTGGTGAAGCATGGGTCATTTCTGGTCATCCTAATGGCGACTGTACGATTGCGAATACAGAATATGAAGGTAAGACCGTTTCCTGGTTATTTGCGAATCACCGTGAATTATTTGGCAACGTGGAAGGGGATCAGTTCCCGTTATTAGTAAAAATCTTAGATGCCAATGATAACTTATCAGTGCAGGTACATCCAGATAATGAATATGCGAAAATTCATGAAAATTCTCTTGGTAAGAGTGAATCTTGGTATGTTTTAGGTGCTGATCCAGGAACGAAGATGGTCATGGGGCACCATGCAAAAACCAAAGAAGAATTAATCGACTATATTAAAAATGATAATTATGATGATTTATTAAATGTCATCGATATCGATAAAGGGGATTTCTTCTATATTCCTGCGGGCACTTTGCATGCGATCTGCAGCGGCAGTCTGATTTACGAAGCCCAGCAGTCATCTGATATCACTTATCGTGTCTATGATTATCATCGTAAAGATGCTCAAGGCAATGAAAGAGAATTACATGTGCAGCAGTCCATTGACTGTATCAAAGTTCCAGCTGATTTTGATCAGAATAAAATCTTTGTCAATACAAAAGTAGAAAATGGAACAAAGACCCGTTATCTCAAATGTGAATACTTAACTGTTGATAAATATACCATTCATGGTTCAGGCTTAATCAAGAATGAGGCGCCTTTTGCCTTAGTCACTATTACTGAAGGTTCCGGTATCGCCAATGATATGGAATTCAAGAAGGGCGATAACTTCATTATCTGCAGTGACGTTGAAAATGTCGAATACGATGGTGACTTCGAAGCGATGGTTACCACTTTATAG
- a CDS encoding CvpA family protein, whose product MDPKKNDEILDAEPVTSKETDREYRKRMKKQAKEAKKAYKQQHYKEKSVIKETFLAILITAVIFVISEYFTLTPINIRSKAFLITLPCFLVIYMLLRLIFLHRFSKSYIILVIVGAMSVGMYYTGDYFSSKFFFAKEYANQISMKKASDRDFYKDMTNVTEDSVPVVDKASAIKLGDKNMGTIPDYVSQFDVDETYNQINYKGRAVRVTMLKYGNAIKWFSNHFDGLPAYIKVDMITQDTKVVKLKKPIRYSKSDKLFRNINRYIRMRYPFFMFDDPSFELDESGTPYWVAPVYDYKIGLFGGKDIIGAITVNAQNGKAKYYRQKKVPAWVDRVFPASLLMKQLKNTGKYSHGYLNTLFSQKGVLKPTSGYNYLAIGKDIWLYTGLTSVSGDSSNVGFALINTRTKETKYYPIAGATESSAMKSAAGKVQEQHYTPTFPTLLNVLNVPTYFLSLKDDEGLVKKYAFVSVEHYEIVGIGDTVKSAQESYLKQMKDSGHLKDNVAKATVSGEVKGIKEVVVNGNTTYYITLKKHKKSYIAPITLNDQLPTLKKGDKITLTYEKSKETAVNVLDITL is encoded by the coding sequence AAAGAAAAAAGTGTCATTAAGGAAACGTTTCTGGCAATCCTGATCACAGCGGTGATCTTTGTGATTTCTGAATATTTTACCTTAACGCCGATTAATATTCGCTCAAAAGCATTCTTGATCACATTACCGTGCTTTTTAGTGATTTACATGCTGCTAAGATTAATCTTTCTGCATCGCTTCAGCAAGTCTTATATCATTTTAGTCATTGTTGGGGCAATGTCTGTCGGCATGTATTATACTGGTGATTATTTTTCCTCAAAATTCTTTTTTGCGAAGGAATATGCTAATCAGATTTCAATGAAAAAGGCCAGTGATCGGGATTTCTATAAGGATATGACCAATGTCACGGAAGATTCTGTTCCGGTCGTTGATAAAGCTTCTGCTATTAAATTAGGGGATAAGAATATGGGGACAATCCCTGATTATGTCTCGCAGTTTGATGTCGATGAAACATATAATCAGATCAACTATAAAGGCCGCGCGGTGCGGGTGACAATGTTAAAATATGGCAATGCGATCAAATGGTTCTCTAATCATTTTGATGGGCTGCCAGCTTATATCAAAGTCGATATGATTACTCAGGATACCAAAGTGGTTAAACTGAAGAAACCTATTCGTTATTCAAAATCCGACAAACTCTTTAGAAATATCAATCGCTATATCCGTATGCGTTATCCTTTCTTCATGTTTGATGATCCCTCATTTGAATTAGATGAATCAGGAACTCCATACTGGGTGGCCCCGGTTTATGATTATAAGATCGGTCTGTTTGGCGGAAAGGACATTATTGGTGCGATTACTGTCAATGCGCAAAACGGCAAAGCCAAATACTATCGTCAGAAGAAAGTGCCAGCCTGGGTAGATCGTGTTTTTCCGGCTTCCTTATTAATGAAACAGTTAAAAAATACCGGGAAGTATTCTCATGGCTACCTCAATACCCTCTTTAGTCAAAAGGGCGTCTTAAAACCAACCAGCGGCTATAACTATTTAGCTATTGGTAAGGATATATGGCTTTATACCGGCTTAACGAGTGTCTCTGGTGATTCTTCCAATGTTGGTTTTGCCTTGATCAATACCCGGACCAAGGAAACGAAATATTATCCAATTGCGGGAGCAACGGAGTCAAGTGCGATGAAGTCGGCCGCTGGGAAAGTTCAGGAGCAGCATTATACGCCAACCTTCCCAACATTATTAAATGTCTTGAATGTGCCAACTTATTTCTTGTCCTTAAAAGATGATGAAGGCTTAGTCAAGAAGTATGCCTTTGTCTCAGTTGAACATTATGAAATTGTCGGTATCGGTGATACCGTTAAAAGCGCCCAGGAAAGTTATCTGAAACAGATGAAAGATTCTGGTCATCTCAAAGATAATGTGGCGAAAGCAACGGTGAGTGGTGAAGTGAAAGGTATTAAAGAAGTTGTTGTCAATGGCAATACAACTTATTATATTACCCTTAAAAAGCATAAGAAGTCTTATATTGCCCCGATTACTTTAAATGATCAGCTGCCAACCCTTAAAAAAGGTGATAAGATTACTTTAACTTATGAAAAATCAAAAGAAACAGCAGTTAATGTTTTAGACATTACGCTATAA